The genomic region CTCGGGCTCTCGGTGCGCCGGGTCAGCGGCGGGTTCGACCTGACCGCCACCGACGTGCTCGTCGTCGTCCAGCCCACCGCCGGGTTCACCAGCGCCGAGCTCGACACCCTCGACGGCTTCGTGCGCAGCGGCGGCGAGCTCATCGCCGCCGTCGACGACCTCGGCCTCGCCCAGCCGCTGCTCGATCGCCTCCGCGTGGTGCCCGCCCGGGTGGTCGCCGCCGGCGACGCCGTCCCGGTGCAGCCGATCGATCCCGGAGGACGCATCCGCCGGGTTCCCGTCGCCGAGGGCATCGGCTTCGACACCCCTGCGCCCAGCGTCCCCCTGCTCGAGCGCGGCGGGCGGGTGGTGCTGGTCGGCAGCAGCCTCGGCTCGGGGAGGGCATACGTGCTCGGCAGCCCCTTCCCGCTCAGCAACGCCGGCCTGGAGCCGCGGCGGGGCGACGCGTACCGGATGGTGCTCGCCCTGCTCGAGCGCTCCCGGGGCGGTCGGGTCGCGTTCGACGAGGTCCACCACGGCGAGGGCGCCTCCGGCGGGGCGGGGGCGGTGCTCTCCGGGCCGGTGGGGGCGGCGGGGCTGCTCGCCGCCCTGGTGGTGCTCGTCCACCTCGCGGTGAACGGCCGGCGGCTGGGCCGCCCGGTGCCCGCAGGCGACGCCGCCCGGGTGCCGAGCGCCCACGAGTTCGTCACCGCCATGGCCGGGCTCTACGGGCGATCCGGCCGGCTCGGCGGGGTGGCCGAGCGCTACGCCACCGAGCTCAAGGAGCGGGTCGGCGCCGCCGCCGGGATCGAGCCGGCGCTCGACGATGCCGCCTTCGTCGACCGCCTCGAGGGCTACGGCGACGCCCGCGCCGGGGCGGTCGCCGCCGCGCTGGCGCGGGCGCGGAGCCTGGCCATCGCCCGGCCCGGGGACGCGGCGCTGCTCGCGCTGGCCCGTGAGGTCGACGACTGCGAGCGCGGCTGGGCGCCGGTGGCGAGCGCCACAATGCCGCCGTGACCCGTGCCTCCGAGCTCCGCGCCGCCCTGCACGACAGCCTCGGCCGGGTGATCGTGGGACAGACGCAGGTGCTCGACGGGCTGCTGCTCGGCCTGCTCACCGGCGGCCACATCCTGCTCGAGGGGGTGCCCGGCACCGCCAAGACGCTGATGGCCCGGGCCCTCGCCGAGGCCACCGACGCGCGCTTCCGCCGGGTGCAGTTCACCCCCGACCTGCTCCCCTCCGACATCGTCGGCACCAGCGTGTACCGCGCCGACCGCGGCACCTTCGAGTTCCGCGAGGGGCCGATCTTCACCGACACGCTGCTCGCCGACGAGATCAACCGCGCCCCCGCCAAGACCCAGGCGGCGCTGCTCGAGGCGATGGAGGAGCGGCAGGTCACCGCCGACGGCACCCGCATGCCTTTGGGCGACCGCTTCCTGGTGATCGCCACCCAGAACCCGGTGGAGTTCGAGGGCACCTACCCGCTCCCCGAGGCTCAGCTCGACCGCTTCTTCCTCAAGCTCGAGGTGCCCATCCCCGGCGCCGAGGCCGAGGCCGAGCTGCTCCGCCGCGTCGACGCCGGCTTCAGCCCCCTCGACCTCGGCGCCGCCGGCCTCCGCGCCGTGGTGACCGCCGAGGCGCTGGGCGCCGCCCGCGCCGACACCGCCGCGGTTCGTGTCAACGATGTCATCATCTCGTACATCACCCAGCTGTGCGCGGCGACGCGGAGCTCGCCCGATCTGCTGCTGGGCAGCAGCCCCCGCGGCGCCATCGCCCTGCTCCAGGGCGGCAAGGCACTGGCGGCGATCGCGGGCCGCGACTACGTCATCCCCGAGGACGTCAAGGACCTCTGCGTGCCGGTGCTGCGCCACCGCCTGGTGCGCCGTCCCGAGGCCGAGCTCGCCGGGGTCACCGAGGTGGCCGCGGTGGAGCGGTCGGTGGCCAGGGTGCCGGTGCCGCGATGACCGCCAGGGGGGTGGCGCTGCTGCTCGCCCCGCTGCCGCTGCTGGCGGTCTCGGCGGCGGTGGCGCCGCTGCGCTGGGTGGCGCTGGCGCTGCTCGCGGCCGCCGCCGTCGCGATCGCGGTCGACGGCCGGCGGGCACCGTCGCGAGCCCGGCTGCGCGCGGTGCGCGAGCTCGACGAGCCGCTCTCGGTGGGGCGGGCCAACCCGGTCCGGCTGCGCATCGAGGTCGAGGGCGGCGGCCGCCACCGCGCCGCGGTGCGCGACGAGCACCCGCCCGACATGCGCGCCTCGGTCGAGGTGAGCCGGCTCTGGATCCCCGGCGACGCCGGCTACGCGCTCACCCCGCCGGTGCGCGGCCGGCGCGACTTCGGCCGCACCGTGGTGCGGGTCGAGGGGCCCTGGGGGCTGGGGTGGCGCCAGTCGGCGCTGGGCGAGCCCGCGCCGGTGCGGATCGACCCCGACCTCAGCGCGGTGCGCAGCTACGAGGCGCTGGCGCGGCGCGGCCAGCTCGCCGAGATGGGGGTGCGCAGCCTGCGCCGGCCCGGCGAGGGCACCGAGTTCGAGCGGGTGCGCGACGCCGTGCCCGACGATCCGCTGCGCACCATCAACTGGCGGGCGACCGCCCGCAGCGGCCGGCTGATGGCCACCGAGCTGATCCCCGAGCGCGCCCAGCCGGTGATCGTGTGCCTCGACCACGGCCGGCTGATGGGCGTGGGTGCCGGTGAGCTCACCAAGCTCGACCTCGCCATCAACGCCGCCCTGCTGCTGGTGCACGTCGCCCTGCGCACCGGCGACCGCGCCGGCCTGCTCGCCTTCGACGACCGGGTCACGGTGGCGCTGGCCCCGCGCGCCGGCCGCGGCCAGCTGCGGGCGGTGCTCGACGCGGTGCAGCCGCTGCGCGCGGGGCTCATCGAGGCCGACTACGACGAGGCCCTCGGCTACCTCAGCCGCTGGCAGCGGCGGCGGGCGCTGCTGGCGATCTTCACCGACGTCCTCGATCCCGACCAGGGTGCGGCGCTGCTCCGCCAGTGCGCCCGGCTGCGCCGCCACCATCTGCCGCTGGTGATCACCGTGCGCGACCCCGCCCTCGACGACGCCGCCCGGATGCGCCCCCGGCAGGCGGAGGACGCCTACGCGAGGGCGGTCGCCGGCGGCCTGCTCGCCGACCGCGAGGCCTCGCTGCAGATCCTCCGCCGCAGCGGCGTCGACACCCTCGACGCCGACGCCCGCACCCTGAGCCCCCGGCTGGTCAACCGCTACCTGGAGCTGAAGCGCCGGGCGCGGCTGTAGAGCCTCAGCCGACCGGGGTCACCACGAAGGTGTTGACCGCCTTGTCGTGGAGCGTCTGCCTGCGCTCGTCCCAGAGCATCCAGAGCACGTCGAGGAAGCTGCCGAAGGGCACGAAGCTGATCGCCACCATCACCGCCCAGCGGCCGAAGGCGAGCGGCAGGCCGATGTTGGCGCCGTTGTCGGCGCGGGCCACGCGCAGGTGCAGGGCTCGCATCCCGTAGGTGCCACCCTGCGCCGGCAGCACGATCTGGTACACGCACGCTGCGAGGAAGGTGAGGATGAGGCCGATGACGCCGATCGCGACGCCGGCGTTGTTGCTCGGAGTGCCCTCCGACCCGGCGGAGACGCCGATGACGATGAGGAAGATGATGGTGAGGACGACGAAGATGATCCCGTCGAGGATCGCGGCGCCGACCCTTTGCAGAAAGGTCGCGTAGGCGACCCCGGGAGCCGGGCCGATCGCCCGGACCGGGTACCCGGGATAGCCGGCGCCGGGGTATCCGGGCGGCGGCATGCCGTATCCCGGCGGCGGCGCGCCGTAGCCGGGATACGGCGCCTGGGCCGGCGGGTACCCGTACCCCTGGGGTGGAGAGCCGGGGGGCGGCGGCGGCGGAGCGGGCTGCCACTGCTGCCCGTTCCAGACCCAGCGGCCGTCGGGGGAGAGGGTGCCGGGCGGGCTCGGCGGCGGCGCGCTCGCGGCGGCCGGGTCCTCGGGGGGCATGTCGGAGGTGGTCACTGCGCCACCGGCCGGACCACGTAGGTGCCGGCGAGCTTGTCGTGCCATCCCTGCTTGCGCGGGTCGAAGCCGGCCCAGATCAGGCCGAGGCCGAAGGGGATGACGGAGATGACGTAGCCGACGTAGCGGATCACCGCCCTGCTGAGGTCGATCGGTGCCCCGTTGTCGGCGCGGACGATGCGCATGCCCAGGGCCATCTGCCCGGGGGTGGCGCTGCGGGTGCCCCAGAAACCCACGATGTAGGCGATGCCGCCGAGGATGGCGATCGCCTGCACGGCGCCGTTGACCTGCTGCACCCCGGTGGTCGGGTCGGTCTTGAGGAAGCCGCCCATGACCAGGGAGAGCACGAACAGCACCGCGAAGATGATCGCCGAGTCGATGAGGTAGGCGACGAGGCGGATCCAGAAGCCGGCGTAGGCGAGGCCGGGGGCGGGCCCGATGACCGGTCCGTAGCCGGCGCCGGGATATCCGGGGACCGTCCCCGCGGGCCCGGCCGGCTGCCACCGGGTGCCGTCCCAGACCCAGCGTCCGTCGGGTGAGATCGTGCCCGCCGCGCTCGGCGCCACCGCCTCCGGCTCGCTCGCCGGTGCGGGGATCGGCTCGTCGGGCGGGGTCCCCATCGTGGTCACGGCTGACCTCCTCGAGTCGCCGGCGATGCGGCGGTCGTCCGCAGTGTACCGGCCGTGCGGGGGCGGCGCACGCCCGTTCGCGTCCTCCGGTTCCGGCTTCCAGGTACGCCGGTCGCTCAGCTCCGGGCGGCGTCCCCGGCCGGCTGGGCGAGCTCGTTCTGCTGGTCGGGCAGGGCCTCGAGCGCGGCGATCACCGCCCGGGTGATCTGGGTCGGCGTCGATGCCCCGGCGGTGACCCCCACGCGGCGGACACCCCGGAACCAGGCGGGGTCGAGGTCGGCGGCGGTGTCGACGAGGATCGCGCGGCGGCCGGCCCGCTCCTCGACCACCTGGACCAACCGCCGGCTGTTGCTGCTCCGCTGGCTGCCCACCACGACCACGCAGTCGAGGTCGGCGGCGGCGCGCACCGCGGCCTCCTGGCGCTCCTGGGTGGCGAGGCAGATCTCGTTGTGCACCTCGATCTCGGGGAAGCGCTCGACCAGGCGGTCGATGATCGCCCGGGTGTCCCACATCGACAGGGTGGTCTGGCAGGTGACCGCCAGCCGGGTGCCCTCGGGGACGTCGAGGTCGTCGACCTCCTCGATGCGCTCCACCAGGCGGATGCGCTCGGCGTCGATGCCGACCACGCCCTCCGGCTCGGGGTGGCCGCGCTTGCCGATGTAGACGATCTCGCGGCCCTCGCCGAGCAGGCGGCGGACCAGGTCGTGGGTGCGGGTCACGTCGCTGCAGGTCGCGTCGACGACGTTCAGCCCGCGCGCCCGCGCGCTCTCGACCACCGCCGGCGAGACCCCGTGGGCGGTGAAGATCACCGTGCCCGACTCGATCTGCTCGAGGCCGGCGACCCGGTCGTCGGAGTCGACCAGGCGGACGCCATGGTCCTCGAGCTCGCGGGTGACATGCTCGTTGTGGACCAGGTAGCCGAGCATCGAGACCGGCTCGCCGCCGCTCTGGACGCCCACCTTCTTGGCCATGCGGATCGCCTCGACGACGCCGTGGCAATACCCGCGCGGGGTGATCCGGACCACCTCCATGCGGCCAGTGTACGCGGCGCCGTGGAGTGCGATCAGGCGTCGAGGCGGAGGCGCGGCGCCGGCGACCGCGTCCGGCCGGCGAGCAGCAGCCAGGAGTAGAGAAGCACCGCGGTGGTGGCTCCGATCGCGTACTTGACCCCGATCGGCAGGTCGCTGGGGGAGACGAAGCCCTCCAGCAGGCCGGCGATCACCAGCAGCGAGGCGGCGCCGACGGCGAGCGCCACGGCGTTCAGCGCCACCGCCGCGAGCGCGTCGGTGCGGCGCAGCAGCCCGGGCCGGAGGATGGCGTCTCCGAGCATCAGCCCGGTGGCGCCGGCGAGCACGATGACGCTGAGCTCGATCACCCCGTGGGGGACGATCAGCGCCCAGAAGCGCTCGTCGACACCGTCCCGGTGCACCGCGGCGCCGAGGGTGCCGAGCATCCAGCCGTTGGCGAGCAGCGAGAGCGCGGTGGGGATGCCGAGCAGCAGGCCGCCGGCGAAGGCGAGCAGGACGACCCGGATGTTGTTCTGGATGATGAAGGTGGCGGCGACCGGGGCGTTGCCGACGCCGTGGGCCTCGCCGCGGGCCATCCGGTCGAAGAGCGAGTCGGGGATGAGGGTGGCGGCGATGTCGGGACGGAGCCGCACCGCGAGCCAGCCGGCGAGCACCCCGACCAGGCTCAGGGCGAGGCTGGCGGCGACGTACCGGCCGGCCTGCCGGACGGCGCGGGGCAGGCCGGTGGCGTAGAAGGCGGGCAGCGCCGAGGGGCGCAGCGGCTGGCCCCGGTAGAGGAGCGGGTGGGCGCGGCCGCAGAGGCCGTTGAGGTACTCCGTGACCGGCTCGGTGGGGAAGTCGCGGCGGGCGATCGCCAGGTCGCTGGCGGCGTGCCGGTAGAGCACCCCGAAGCGCTGCAGGGCGTCGGCGGGCACCGAGCGCAGCGCCCCCCGGCGGGCCTGGGCGAGGTGGCGCTCGAGCTCGGCCCAGCCCGCCTGGCGGCGGGCGGCGAACTGCTCGGCGGTCACACCGGCATCCCCGGGGCCGGCGGGGAGGGGGCCATCCGCGGGAGCAGCTGCAGGTAGAGGCGCTCGAGCAGCAGCTCCGGCGGCCACTGCCGCTCCGGCGCCGCCGGGCCGAGCCCGAGGCGCTCGCAGAGCCGCTCGGCCATCACCGCGGCGAGCCGGGCGCGCTGCTCGGGATCCATCCCCTGGCGGGCGAGGAAGGTGCGCAGCGCGGTCCACTCGGCGCCGCCGAGGCGGTCGACCCCGTCGATCACCGGCCCGGCGTCGGGGGTGCGCAGCATCGGCGGCGGCAGCACCGGGGCGGCCGGAAGGGTGGCGCGGCGCTCGCGGACCACCACGGTGCCGGCGGCGAGGTCGCCGAGGCGGCGGGAGCGGCGGTCGACGAACATCACCACCAGGCCGATCCCGAGGGCGACGTCGACGAGGCGCACGATGTTGCGCACCAGCGCCTCGCGCAAACCCGGGGCGCCGCCGTCGATGCGGATGACGCGCAGGCCGAGGGCGCGCTTCCCCGGGGTGCGACCGGCGGTGAGCGTCTCGGCGAGGGTGAAGTAGCCGACCGCGACCAGCATGGGGATGAGCAGGAACAGCGCCAGGGCGACGGTGCCCACCACGCCGTCGGGGGAGACCACCACCGCCACCACCAGGGCGGCGAACACCACCGCGCCGAGGATCAGGGCGTCGAGGGCGAAGGCGAGGAAGCGGCTGCCGATCCCGGCGGCGTCGTAGCCGATGCCGACGTTGTCGGCGGTGCGGATCTCGTGGAGGTCGGGCAGCACGCCGCCAGCGTACCCGCGGCTCTACTCGACGATGGCGACGGTCTGCCCCTCCTGGACCACGTCGCCCTCCTTGACCAGGATCTCCCGGATCGTGCCGGTCACCGGCGTCGTGATCGGGATCTCCATCTTCATCGACTCGAGGATCATCAGCGTGTCGTCCTCCTCGACCTGCTGGCCGACCTCGGTGACGATCTTCCACAGGTTGCCGACCAGCTCCGCCTTGACCTCGGTCATCGGTCTCCTCCGGGTGAGAAAGACGCCATCGTAGGCATTGGCACCTACCTCCCCCTGAACCGGGGCGGGCGCTTCTCCAGGAACGCCCGGGTGCCCTCGGCGGCGTCCTCGCTGAGGGTGAGCACGGTCAGCTGCGAGTGGAGGACGTTGAGGGCGCTCTCGAAGTCGAGGTCGGCGATGGCGAAGTACGCGTCGCGTCCCAGGCGCATCAGCAGCGGGCTCTTCTCGGTGAGGCCGCGGGCCAGCTCCCAGGTCACCCCGCGCACCTCCGCACCGGGGACGACGCGGTTGACCAGCCCCCAGCTCAGCGCGGTCTGCGCGTCGATGCGCTCGCCGGTCATGTAGAGCTCCATGGCGCGCTTGGGCGGGAGGTTCCTGCCGATGATGGCCATGATCATCATCGGCCAGAGGCCGACGTTGATCTCCGGGGTGCCGAAGGTGGCGGTGTCGGCGGCCACCAGCATGTCGCAGCTCAGCGCCAGCCCGAAGCCCCCGGCGAGCGCGTGCCCGTTGATGCAGCCGATCACCGGCTTGCCCATCCGGGTGACCAGGGTGAAGACCTCGACGAAGCGGCGCCGCTCCTCGTGGAGCTCGATCGGCCCGGCGCCGGCGGCGATGCCGCCGAGATCGGCCCCCGCGCAGAAGGCCTTGTCGCCGGCGCCGGTGAGGATCACCACCCGCACCTCGGGGTCGTCCCGCGCCGCGCCGAGCGCGGTGAGCAGCTCGCCGAGCAGGGTGGTGTTCAGCGCGTTGCGGCGCTCGGGACGGTTGAGGGTGACGGTGGCGACGCCGTCGAGGGTCTCGTAGAGGACGGTGCTCAGCTCCACGGTCGGATCTCCTGGTGCGCCGCTCAGCCCGCGGGCACCGGGCGCGGCACCGGGCCGATGACCTCGAGCAGGGCGGTGGTGTAGTCGCCGGCGCGGAACGGCGCCGAGCCGAGGACGTGGCGGTGGAGGGCGAGGTTGGTCCTGACGCCCTCCACCCCGAAGCCGCCGACGGCGCCGAGGGCCAGGTCGATCGCCGCCTCCCGGGTGGGGGCGTGGACGATCAGCTTGGCGAGCAGCGGGTCGTAGAGATGGCTGACCACGCTGCCCTCGACCACCCCGCTGTCGACCCGGACGCCGGGGCCGGAGGGCTCGCGCCAGGCGGTGATCGTCCCCGGGCTGGGGAACATGCGATACGGGTCCTCGGCGTAGATCCGCATCTCGATGGCGTGGCCGTCGAAGCGCACCTGCTCCTGGGTGAGGCCCAGGGGCTCACCGGCGGCGATCCGCAGCTGCAGCCGCACGATGTCGATGCCGGTGCGCATCTCGGTGACCGGGTGCTCGACCTGGAGGCGGGTGTTCATCTCCAGGAAGTGGAAGTCGCCGGCGGCGTCGACGAGGAACTCGACGGTGCCGGCGTTGCGGTAGCCGATCGCCGCCGCCGCCCGCAGCGCCGCCTCCGCCATCCGTTCGCGCAGCCCGGCGTCGAGGGCGCACGACGGGCTCTCCTCGATCACCTTCTGGTGGCGCCGCTGCACGCTGCACTCGCGCTCGCCGAGGTGGACGGCGTTGCCGTGGGCGTCGGCGAGCACCTGCATCTCGACGTGGCGGGGACCGTCGACGAAGCGCTCGAGGAAGACGCCGCCGTCGCCGAACGCCGCGGTGGCGCGCTGGCGCGCGGTGGCGACCGCCGCCTCCAGCGCCGCGGGGTCGTCGACCCGCTGCATCCCGATGCCGCCGCCGCCGGCGCGGGCCTTGACCATCAGCGGGAAGCCGACCGCCCCGGCGGCGGCGGCGGCGTCCTCGTCGGGGCCGAGGGCGTCGTCGGTGCCCGGCACCACCGGCACCCCGGCGGCGCGCATCGCCATGCGGGCGGCGACCTTGTCGCCCATCGCGGCGATCACCTCCGGGGGAGGTCCCACCCAGGTGAGCCCGGCGGCGGCGACGGCGGCGGCGAAGCCGGCGTTCTCGGAGAGGAACCCGTAGCCGGGGTGGACGGCGTCGGCGCCGGTCCGCCGCGCCGCCTCGAGCAGCGCCGCCACGTCCAGGTACGACCGGGGAGCCGGTCCGGGGCCGATCGACACCGCCTGGTCGGCCTCGCCGACGAAGGGGGCGGCGGCGTCCACCTCGGAGTGGACGGCGACGGCCTCGAGGCCCTCGTCGTGGCAGGCGCGGATCACCCGGCGGGCGATCTCGCCGCGGTTGGCGATGAGCACGCGGCGGAGCGCCACGGGTCCTCCCTCCTGCCCGGCGGCGGCCTCCTCGCACCGCGCTGCGCCGGCCGCTCACTCTTATCACGGCGGCGCCGCGGGCCGCCTCTCGCCCGCGGAGCAGGCGCAGCCGCTCCGGTGCTCCTCGCGAGCGCCCGGGCATCACCGCCGCCTCTGCGCCGACAATGCGGGGGGAGGACGGGACCGACCATCCGAGGAGGCTGCCATGTCGAACCCGGTCTTCGAGGCGGTCCGGACCATGCTCGCGGTCCGGGAGTACCAGGATCGGGAGGTGCCCGACGAGGTCCTCCGCCGCTGCGTGGAGGCGGCCCGCCTCACCGCCAGCTCGATGAACCGCCAGCCCTGGCACTTCATCCTGGTGCGCCGGCCGGAGACGCTGAACCAGCTCGGCGGGCTCGCCACCACCGGCCGCTACATCGCCTCCGCGGCGGCCGCGGTGGTGGTCGCGGTCGAGCGGGAGAGCCGGTTCGCCGTCTCCGACGCCAGCCGCGCCATCCAGTCGATGACCCTCACCGCGTGGGCCGACGGGGTCGGCTCCAACTGGGTCGGGTTCGGCGGCCTCGACGGCGTCGCCGCGCTGCTGGGCGTGCCCGACACCCACGACGTGCTCGCGATCATCCCCCTCGGCTACCCGAGGAACCCCGTCGGCAGGGGGGTGAAGAACCGCCGCCCACCGGCCGAGGTGGTCTCCGCGGAGCGCTTCGGGACGCCGCTGCCGTAGGCGGCGGTCAGACCGCCACCCGCAGCGCGTCGGGGACGGCGCGAAAACGCACCTCGGTGCGCCGGCCGAGATAGTCGCCGTCGAGCTGGAAGTCGACGGGCTCGGGCGCGCTCAGCGCGAACTCGGCCTGGTCGTGCAGCGACACCGACCAGCGTTCGTCGGCGACACGGTCCGACCGGGCCAGGAGCCGGAGGACGCTGCGGAACACGGGCACCGGCCCGAACACGGTCATGCCGTACACGTCGAGGCCGCTGTCGAAGCCGGCCCGCGGGGTGGGCGTGATCGCGCGCTCGCCGATGTACGTCCACGGCGAGGTGTTGGTCACGATCGCCAGGAACAGCGGCGGAGGCGCGCTGCCGTCGCCCGGGTGCAGCCGGATCGACGGGCCGCGCCGCTCCGCGCCGGTGGCGTAGTGACGGAGCGCCGATCGCACGTAGAGCGAGACGGTCGCGCGGCTGCCCCGGGCCCGCCGGCCCTCGACGATGCGCACCACCGTGGCGTCGAATCCCATGCCGGCGCAGAAGGTGAAGTACCGCTCGTCGGCGACGCCCATCGACACCGAGCGCGCCCGGCCGTCGTGCAGCGCGCCGAGCATGGCCTCCGACGCCGCGACGGGATGGTTGGGCAGGCCCAGCGCCCGGGCGAACACGTTGGCCGAGCCGCACGGCACCACCGCGAGGCGCGGCAGCGCCGCGTCGGGCCCGTCGGCGAGCAGGCCGTTGACCACCTCGTTCACGGTGCCGTCGCCGCCGAAGGCGATCACCACGTCGAAGGCCCGGTCGGCCGCGGTGCGGGCCAGGTCGACGGCGTGTCCCCGGCGCTCGGTGGACACCTCGGTGAGCTCGACCTGTCCGGACAGCCGGTCGACCAGCGTGTCCCGAGCCCGCCGCGTGGCTGCCGTCGCTTTCGGATTGACGACCAGCAGGGCCCGCATGGCGGCCGACGGTAGCGTGTGACCGCCTCGACGCGGGTCGAGCGACGGCGGCACGCCGGGGGTGGGTCGAACCGGGGGGCCGCGCGGGCGGCCCCCCGGCGGCCGTCATCCCGCGGAGGCGAGCACCGGTGCCACGCCGTTGCGGTCGGCCTCGCCGTCGGGCTCATGCTCGCCGGCGGCGTCGCGGCGGTCGAGCAGATGCATGATGTCGGCGACGATCTCGGTGGTCATCTTGCGGAGGCCGTCGGAGCCGTCGTACTCCCGGGTGCGCAGCCTGCCCTCGACGTAGATGCGGCGGCCCTTGGCGCAGTAGGCGGCGCAGATCTCGGCGAGGCGGCCGAAGCTGATCACGGTGTGGTACTCGGCGGCCTCCTGGCGGTTGCCGTCGGCGTCGCGCCACACCGCGTTGGTGGCGAGGCGCATGCGGGTCATCGGTGAGCGGGCGGCGATGCTCTCGGCGTCGCGGGTGAGATTGCCGATGAGGATGACTCGGTTGACCATGACGGTTCTCCGTGGCGGGGAGCGGCGCTCCCCTGGGTGAGGTCGAGCGACGGGTCCTCGGGGAGGCCGTCGCGGCGGATCTCGAAGTGGAGGTGCGGCCCGGTCGAGTTGCCGGTGGAGCCGACCGCGCCGACGACCTCGCCGGCCGCGACCTCGTCGCCGTCGGCGACCGCCACGGCGCTGAGGTGGCCGTAGAGGCTGCTGAGGCCGTCGCCGTGGTCGAGCACGACGTGGAGGCCGTAGCCGCCCGCCGCCACCACCACCCGGGCCACCCCGGCGAGGGTGGCGCGCACCGGGGTGCCGGCCGGCGCGGCGAGGTCGACGCCGCTGTGGAAGTGGCCGGCGGCGCAGCCGCGGCTGGCCGGCTCGATGGCGAGGGCGGTGCAGCCGTACGGCTGGCTCACCACCGCGCCGAGGACGGGGTCGGCGAAGCCGCCCTCGGGCACGCCGCGCAGCGCGGCGCCCGCCCCGGCGACGCCCAGCCCGGCGGCGCCGAGGATCGCGGCGGCGGCGGTGGCGAGGAGCAGGGCGCGGATCACCCGCTGCGCCGCGTGGTGTGGCCGTGATGCACGGCGTGATGCACCGAGCGCTCGAGGCGGTGGCCGATGGTCTCCGCCTTGGTCTCGAGGTGAGCGGCGACGTTGAGCGCGCCCGGCACCTTGAGCATCAGGAAGAGGGTCGCCAGCGCATAGAGGCTCTGCACCAGGCCGCCACCGGCGTCGACGGCGACCACCTCGGCGACGCGGAGCACGATCAGCTGCACCGGCTGCATCGCCACCGTGACCGTGAACAGCCGCATCCAGCCGCGGGCGTGCCCACGGGTGTCGGGCAGCACCGTGCAGATCGCCGCCAGCGGCGCCACCACGATGAGCACGCAGAGCAGCGCGTGGCGAACCACGTAGGCGAGCACGAGGATGACCAGCGCGACGACCACGGCGACGGCGAACACCGCGTGGAAGAGGTCCTGCCCCACCGACATGTGCGCCACCGCGGGCGCGCCGATCACCGGCGACCAGGGCAGGCCGTCGACGTGCAT from Candidatus Dormiibacterota bacterium harbors:
- a CDS encoding enoyl-CoA hydratase-related protein; translation: MELSTVLYETLDGVATVTLNRPERRNALNTTLLGELLTALGAARDDPEVRVVILTGAGDKAFCAGADLGGIAAGAGPIELHEERRRFVEVFTLVTRMGKPVIGCINGHALAGGFGLALSCDMLVAADTATFGTPEINVGLWPMMIMAIIGRNLPPKRAMELYMTGERIDAQTALSWGLVNRVVPGAEVRGVTWELARGLTEKSPLLMRLGRDAYFAIADLDFESALNVLHSQLTVLTLSEDAAEGTRAFLEKRPPRFRGR
- a CDS encoding biotin carboxylase N-terminal domain-containing protein, translated to MALRRVLIANRGEIARRVIRACHDEGLEAVAVHSEVDAAAPFVGEADQAVSIGPGPAPRSYLDVAALLEAARRTGADAVHPGYGFLSENAGFAAAVAAAGLTWVGPPPEVIAAMGDKVAARMAMRAAGVPVVPGTDDALGPDEDAAAAAGAVGFPLMVKARAGGGGIGMQRVDDPAALEAAVATARQRATAAFGDGGVFLERFVDGPRHVEMQVLADAHGNAVHLGERECSVQRRHQKVIEESPSCALDAGLRERMAEAALRAAAAIGYRNAGTVEFLVDAAGDFHFLEMNTRLQVEHPVTEMRTGIDIVRLQLRIAAGEPLGLTQEQVRFDGHAIEMRIYAEDPYRMFPSPGTITAWREPSGPGVRVDSGVVEGSVVSHLYDPLLAKLIVHAPTREAAIDLALGAVGGFGVEGVRTNLALHRHVLGSAPFRAGDYTTALLEVIGPVPRPVPAG
- a CDS encoding nitroreductase family protein; this encodes MSNPVFEAVRTMLAVREYQDREVPDEVLRRCVEAARLTASSMNRQPWHFILVRRPETLNQLGGLATTGRYIASAAAAVVVAVERESRFAVSDASRAIQSMTLTAWADGVGSNWVGFGGLDGVAALLGVPDTHDVLAIIPLGYPRNPVGRGVKNRRPPAEVVSAERFGTPLP
- a CDS encoding diacylglycerol kinase family protein, producing MRALLVVNPKATAATRRARDTLVDRLSGQVELTEVSTERRGHAVDLARTAADRAFDVVIAFGGDGTVNEVVNGLLADGPDAALPRLAVVPCGSANVFARALGLPNHPVAASEAMLGALHDGRARSVSMGVADERYFTFCAGMGFDATVVRIVEGRRARGSRATVSLYVRSALRHYATGAERRGPSIRLHPGDGSAPPPLFLAIVTNTSPWTYIGERAITPTPRAGFDSGLDVYGMTVFGPVPVFRSVLRLLARSDRVADERWSVSLHDQAEFALSAPEPVDFQLDGDYLGRRTEVRFRAVPDALRVAV
- the ssb gene encoding single-stranded DNA-binding protein, yielding MVNRVILIGNLTRDAESIAARSPMTRMRLATNAVWRDADGNRQEAAEYHTVISFGRLAEICAAYCAKGRRIYVEGRLRTREYDGSDGLRKMTTEIVADIMHLLDRRDAAGEHEPDGEADRNGVAPVLASAG
- a CDS encoding M23 family metallopeptidase, with protein sequence MIRALLLATAAAAILGAAGLGVAGAGAALRGVPEGGFADPVLGAVVSQPYGCTALAIEPASRGCAAGHFHSGVDLAAPAGTPVRATLAGVARVVVAAGGYGLHVVLDHGDGLSSLYGHLSAVAVADGDEVAAGEVVGAVGSTGNSTGPHLHFEIRRDGLPEDPSLDLTQGSAAPRHGEPSWSTESSSSAISPATPRASPPAHR
- a CDS encoding conjugal transfer protein TrbL family protein, which gives rise to MPTTTVALLPSLMDPLGGFVHLLSGALGHFVDGARVDIEAVLQRYLFRTVDTTAAPSRALTDNPGLRRLNLGLAVACDLLLTAVLLIASLRGIFERTGYRARYSLKVMLPRLLLAIVLVHFSLPLLAMALDLDNALCAVALSLGDEMHVDGLPWSPVIGAPAVAHMSVGQDLFHAVFAVAVVVALVILVLAYVVRHALLCVLIVVAPLAAICTVLPDTRGHARGWMRLFTVTVAMQPVQLIVLRVAEVVAVDAGGGLVQSLYALATLFLMLKVPGALNVAAHLETKAETIGHRLERSVHHAVHHGHTTRRSG